The sequence CCGGGTCGCCCATGGTCGTCCCGGCCGCGCGGGCGGCCACGATGCCGACGCCCGGTGCCGTCACGTCGGGCTTGACCGCGTCGTCACCGGAGCGTGGGCCGCGGCTGGAGAACGGCGCGAGGGAGCCGTCCCGGTCGACCGCGCCGACGGTGAGGGCGGCGTCGGCGGCGCCGGGGGAGCCGATGGTGCTCGTGCCCTGCTCGCCGCTGTTGCCCGCCGCGACGACGAACAACGTGCCGGTGCGCTCGGTGAGTTCGTTCAGCGCGAGGCTCATCGGGTCCGTGCCGTCGGACGGGCTGTCCGAGCCCAGGCTCATGTTGACGACCTTGGCGCCCGAGCCCGCCGCCCACTCCATGCCGGCGATCACCTGGGACTCGCTGCCGTAGCCGTCGTCGCCGAGGACCTTGCCGACGAGCAGGTCGGCGGCGGGAGCCACTCCCTTGCCGCCCTTGCCCGTGCCGTCGGAAGCGGCTCCGCTGCCGCCGACGATGGACGCCACATGGGTGCCGTGCCCGAAGGCGTCACCGGTACCGGAGCTGCCGGAGAAGTCCTTGGCCTCGGAGATCCGTCCGGCCAGATCCGGATGGGACGTGTCCGCGCCCGTGTCCAGTACGGCGACCTTCACGGACTCGCCCCGCTGGCCGGCCTGCCACACGGCGGGGGCGCCGATCTGCGGCACACTGCGGTCCAGCGTGGCGTTCACGCGGCCGTCGAGCCACACGCGAGGGGTGCCGGCCGCGCGTGCGGCGCTCACCTGACCCCCGTCCGGGGCCAGTTGCTTCCAGAATCGGCCGAGGTCGTCCTCGGCGACCCGCACCGACCGCGCGCCGATGCTGTCCAGCCGGCGGACCGGCGAACCGTCCTCGGCGAGAGCGGTCAGCCGCCGCACGGCGGACTTCGCCGCGCCGTCGGCGCCCGCCACGATCAGGGGGAGCGCGTCGCTGTGCGCCTCGTCGTACCGCTGGGCGAGGAGCGCGCCCACGTCGAACAGCCCCCGGTCCAGGCGTCCCGCCGAGACCAGGTCCCCGGCGTCGGACGGCATGACCGTCAGCCGCCCGTCCTGCTCGTAGGTCCTGAAGACGATGTGCCGCCGCCCGGGCCCGGGCGTGACCGAGGCGGTCCGCCGCCCTTCGGAGTCGGCGCCCACGGTCACCCGGTCACCGGTGATCAGGCGTACGGTGCCGAGGCTCTTCGGCGCGGGGACGTCGGCCGCCGCTGTCGCCGTGGGCCCCGTACCGGTGCGGGCGGCCACCGGCGCCACCGCGCCGGCAGCCAGTGCGAGTCCTGTCGATATCGCCGCCACCAGGCGAATCCGTCTCATCAGTGCCGTGCCTTCCGTCGTACGCACAGAGAAGTTCATGCGCTGGACAGAATCCGGTGGCATCGAATGTCATGTCACTCGATTCCGGTGGCACAGGTGGGACATGTCGCAACCACGACATCCGGGCGACCGTCCCGATCGCCCTTCACCAGAGCCCCGGTTCGCTCCCCACGATCGCGGCCGACGGCCTGCCGTCCACGCCCACGGGGACCTCGCCCGCGAGCATCACCCGGTGCATGACCCGCGGATGGTCGACCTGCGTCGTGTCGCTCGGGGCCAGGTGGATGGTGGCCCGGTTGTCCCAGAACGCCACGCTCCCCGGCTCCCAGCGGAACCGCACGGTGTACTCGGGCCGGGTCGCCTGGCCCAACAGCATCTCCAGCAGCGGCGCGCTCTCCATGCGGGAGAGCCCCAGAATCTGCTCGACGTAGTAGCCGTTGACGAACAGCACGCGCTCACCCGTCACCGGGTGCACCCGTACCAGCGGATGCTCGGTGGCGATCTGCCGGTCGAGGAGATGGCGTGCGTACGCGTCCTCGCCGGGCCGGGTCTGATAGCCGACCCCGAGGCGGTGTTCGGCGCGCAGCCCGTCGACGAAGTCCCGCAGCGGAGCCGAGAGTCCCGCGTAGGCGGCCGCCAGGTTCGACCAGGTGGTGTCGCCGCCGTACGGGGGCACGGTCTCGGCGCGCAGGATCGTCGCCGCCGGCGGATCGACGCGGGCGCCGTGGTCGCAGTGCCAGCCGCGCAGCAGCGAGTGGCGGCGCCTGCGCAGCCACTCGTCGTGCTCCATGCCGTATCGGCCGCCGAGTTCCAGCCGGTCGGCCGTCGTCTCGATCTCCGGGACGTCGGCGGGCGACGCGCTGCCGCGTTTCCGCAGGCGGACCGGTTCGCCGAACCCGCGGGCGAACGCGACGTGCGAGGCGTGGTCCAGGCGCTGCTCGCGGAAGAACACCACCTTCCAGCGCAGCACCGCCGCCCGGATCTCCGCGATCACCGTGTCGTCCAGCTCCCCTGCCAGGTCGACGCCCGTGATCTCGGCACCGATGTGCCCGGCGGCCGGCCTGACCTCGATCCGCGTGCCCCTGTCCGTCGTCATAACGTGCTCCGTTGATCGTGCGGGCGGCCTGATCGTGCGGGTGATCCGGCCGTGGCGTGTGATCGTGCGCGGCGACTCGTCGAGGTCAGCATGACCCGTCCGTCCGAGGTACGACAGTGTGCCTCGGGGCACCGGGTCAGGTTCGCGCGCGCAGGGCCGCGGCCCGGGCCGCCAGTGAGTCGAGCAGCAGGTCCACGGCCATGTCGAAGGAGCTCTCGGCCATGACGTGCAGCTCGTCCCGCACCTCGCCCAGCGCCGGATAGGACTCCGGGTCGACCGACCGGTAGGCCTCCGCCCACGCCTGCCCGTCGGCTTCACGCCGTTCGCGGGGGAGTGCCTTGCAGGCGGCGTCCAGGGCCGCGTGCCCGAGGACGGTGTCGATGAAGGCCAGGTAGAGACGGACGGCCACGGCGGGCGGGAACCCGGCGGACAGCAGCAGGCCCACCCCCGTCTCCACCGCACGGAACTCGTTCTCCCGACGCGTGATGCGGTACGAGGCCATGGCGGCGGCGCGCGGATGGGCGAGGTACCCGGCGCGCACCCGTGAAGCCATCTCGCGCAGCGAGGCCACCCAGTCGGGACCGGGCACGAACCCGGCCATGGCATCCCCGATGATCCGGTCGGAGACGGCCAGCAGCAGGTCGTCGGTGTCGCGGAAGTAGCGGTAGAGCGCGCTCGGATCGCAGCCCAGGGCAGCCCCCAGACGGCGCACGCTCAGCGCCTCGGGACCGTGCTCGCCGATCAGGCGCAGCGCGGTCTCCGTGATCAGTTCCTTGGACAGCACGGTGCCCGTCGCGGTGGGACGACGGCGCCGGCGTTCCTGTGGGGCCCGGGTGGACATGGCGGGTGATTCCTCTCGCGCCGGGAGACCGCTGGACGGCCGCCGGGAGGTCCCGGCGCCACGGGCGCCACCGGCGGGTCTGCCGATGGACCTCCGCAGGTTCAGTGAACGGCCGGCCACGGCCTTATGTCAACAGCATTGACGCAAAGTGCGGGGACGTTGTTCCATCCATCGCACCCCCACACGGCTCTTCCTCCCGTCCCTCTCCCTCCCCGTGAGGAGCCCTGATGTCCTCGACCCCGGATCAGACCGCCCCGGACCAGGCCACCCCCGGCCGGGCCGCACCGGACCGCCCGCCGACGGAGCTGCGCCGTTCCCTCGGTGTCCTCGACGGTGTCGCCATCGCCGCCTCCAGCACGGCCGCCACCACCAGCATCGCCATCGGCATGGGCGCCATCGGCACGATCGTCGGACTCCAGGCACCGGCCCTCCTGCTGCTGGCGTTCCTGCCCGTCCTCGGCATCGCCACCGCCTTCGCCCGCCTCAACCGTTCCGAGCCGAACTGCGGCAACGGCTACACCTGGGTCGGCAAGTCCCTCGGCCCCTGGCCCGGCTTCCTGGCCGGCTGGGTGACGCTCGTCGGGTCGGTGATCTTCCTTGGCTACACGAGCGCGGTGACCGGCTCGGTCGTGCTGATCTTCGCCGACAAGGCGGGCCTGGACTCCGTCGCCGGGATCGCCCTCGACCCGACGTCCACCGCCGCGAGCACGGTGGTCGGCCTGGTGGTCCTCGCCGGGGTCACCGCCCTCGCGATCACCGGGGTACGGGCCGCGACCCGCCTCCAGTTCGGCCTGCTGGTCTTCGAGTACGCCGTCCTGCTGGTCTTCTGTACGTGGGCGCTGGTCACCGGCCACCAGGACTTCTCCTGGTCGTGGTTCAACCCGTTCGAGATCTCCAGTGGTACGGCCTTCGCACAGGGCATGGTCCTCGCGGTGTTCTTCTTCTGGGGCTGGGACGCGGCGTTCAGCGTCACCGAGGAGACCCGCGGTCCCGGCGATTCGGCCCGCGGCGGCTTCATCGCCCTGTTCGCCATGCTGGGCCTCTTCATCTTCGCCTCGGTCGCCTTCCAGCGGGAGATGAGCCTGCCCGAACTCATCGCCAACGGCCCGCAGGCCCTCCCGTACCTGGGTGCCAAGCTCGCCGCCGAACCCTGGGCCAGCCTCCCGCTGCTCGCCCTGATGTTCTCCGCTGTCGCCTCCGTCCAGTCCTCCGTCATCCCCACCGCCCGCGGCCTGCTCGCCATGGGCCGCGACCGCACGATGGGCCCGGTGTGGACCCGCATCCACCCCAAGTACGGCACACCCGCCGCCGGAACCCTGGTCGTCATGTCGATCGCGACCGGCATCGCCCTGCTCGCCATGGCCATCCCCAAGCTGAGCGACATGCTGCTCGCCGCCGTCAACGCCATCGGTCTCGTCGTCGCCCTCTACTACGGCCTCACCGCGCTCGCCTGCGCAGTCCGCTTCCGCGCCGCGCGCCACGACGGCCCGCGCGAGGCCCTGCTCGCCGTCGGCGTCCCGGCCGCCTCGGGACTGATCCTGCTGGGCCTCGGCGGCTACCTCGGATACTCCTACCTGACCATGACCGACCACATCGAACTCAGCCCCGACAACGGCTGGTTCATGCTTTCGCTGCCCGTCACCATCGTGCTGAGCGGGCTCGTCATGGCGGCCGTCGCCAAGTACGCCCGCCACTCCCCGTACTTCACCACCGGACGCGGCACCGACGCAGACGCCCTCTCCCTCCCGATGGACCACACAGCCGTCTGACTCCCGTCCCCTGCCCGATGGACCACACAGCAGACCGACCCCCTTCCCCTGGAGCGCTGAACCCATGTCCCACCCCCAGGCCGCCGACCTCGTCCTCACCGGCGGACCCGTGCACACCGTCGACTCCGCGCGCAGCCGGGCCACCGCCGTGGCCGTGCGCGGCGGGCGGATCGTCGCCGTCGGCCACCAGGAGGTCCACGAACTCGTCGGGCCCGGCACCGAGGTCGTCGACCTCGCCGGACGGCTGCTGCTGCCCGGTTTCCAGGACGCCCACGTCCACCCGCTGGGCGCGGGCACCGAACTGGGCCTGTGCCACCTCAACGACACCGTCGACCCGCGGGAGTACCTGCGGCGGGTGAAGGCCTACGCCGACGGCCACCCGGACGCCGAGTGGATCACCGGCGGCGGCTGGTCCATGGAGGCCTTCCCGGGCGGCACGCCCATCGCCGCGCTGCTCGACTCCGTCGTCCCCGACCGGCCCGTGTTCCTGCCCAACCGCGACCACCACGGTGTGTGGGTGAACTCCCTCGCCCTGGAACGGGCCGGCATCGACGCCCGCACACCTGACCCGGCCGACGGACGCATCGAGCGGGACGCCGACGGCAACCCCACCGGCATGCTCCAGGAAGGCGCCGCGCACCTCGTGGGCCGCCTGCTGCCCGCCCCCACGCCCGACGAACAACTAGCCGCGCTGCTGCGGGCCCAGGCCGTGCTGCACTCGTACGGCGTCACCGCCTGGCAGGACGCCATCGTCGGCACGTACGCGAACATGATCGATCCGACGCCCGCCTATCACGCGGCGGCCGACCGCGGTCTGCTCACCGCCCGGGTCGTCGGAGCGCTGTGGTGGGACCGGGGGAGGGGCGCCGAGCAGATTCCCGAACTCGTCGCCCGCCGGGCGGAGTCGAGCAGGGGACGGTTCCGCGCCACCAGCGTCAAGGTCATGCAGGACGGCATCGCGGAGAACCACACCGCCGCGCTGCTGGGCCCGTACCTCACCCGCTGCGGCTGCGCCTCCGACAACTCCGGCATCAGCTTCGTCGAGCCGGCCGAGCTGAAGAAGTACGTCACCGAACTCGACGCGCTCGACTTCCAGGTGCACTTCCACGCACTGGGCGACCGGGCGGTCCGTGAGGCCCTGGACGCCGTGGAGGCGGCCCGCGCGGCCAACGGACGGCGCGACACCCGCCACCACCTCGCACACCTCCAGGTCGTGCACCCCGAGGACGTGCCGCGCTTCCGGGCGCTCGGCGCGACCGCCAACCTGCAGACGCTGTGGGCCGCCCACGAACCGCAGATGGACGACCTCACCATCCCGTTCCTCGGCCCCGAACGAGCCGCGTGGCAGTACCCGTTCGGGGACCTCCTGCGTGCGGGGGCGACCCTCGCCGCGGGCAGCGACTGGCCGGTCAGCAGCCCCGACCCACTGGCCGCCATCCATGTCGCCGTCAACCGGATCGCCCCGGACGCGCCCGCGGGCACCCCGGCCTTCCTCCCCGGCCAGAAACTCGACCTCGGCGCCGCCCTCGCCGCGTACACCGCGGGCAGCGCCCACGCCAACCACCTCGACGACGTCACCGGCAGTATCGGCGTGGGCAGGCTGGCCGACCTGGTGGTCCTGGACCGCGACCCCTTCGACGGGCCCCCCGAGGAGATCGCCGAGACCCGTGTCCTGCAGACCTTCGTCGAGGGCCGCCGGGTGTACGCGGCCGACGACGCGTGACCTGCGAGGGCGCAGGCCCCAGGGTGCCTACCGGCTAGCCGAACTGGCCGACCCGGTAGTCCCCGGCGGGCTGCTGGACGATGACGTTCGCCCGGTTGAAGGCGTTGATGAGGGAGATGAGGAACACCAGTCCTGCCAACTGCCCCTCGTCGTAGTGCTTGGCGGCGTTCCCCCAGGCCTCGTCGGTGACCCCGCCCGCCGCGTCGGCGATACGGGTGCCCTGCTCCGCCAGTTCCAGCGCGGCACGCTCGGCCTCGGTGAAGACCTTCGCCTCGCGCCAGGCCGCGACCAGGTTGAGCCGGGTCTGGGTCTCCCCGGCCGCGGTGGCCTCCTTGGTGTGCATGTCGGTGCAGAAACCGCAGCCGTTGATCTGGCTCGCGCGGATCTTCACCAGCTCCTGCGTCAGGGCCGGCAGGCCCGAGTCGGAGACGACCTTGCCCGCCGAGGAGAGATGCTTGACGAAGGTGGCCGCGGCCGGGCTGCCCAAGAGGTTCAGACGGGCTTCCATGATGTGCTCCTCTGTCGTAGTAGGGAGTTGCACATCCATGACGGGAACGGCCCGCGGAGTGTGACACGGGCAGATGTGACGTGCGTCTCGCGCTCCTCCCGACAGCGCGTTCCTCCCGGCGGCGCGTTCCTCCGGACGGCAGCCGGTCAGACCGCGAACGAGGGCCACGGCCAGCGGCGGACCCGGTACGGCAGCCACCAGGCGAGCCGGCCCGCCCGCCCGGCCAGGCTCTCGCCGACCAGATGGTCCAGAACCCCGGAGGGCACCTCGTCGGCCGGACAGCCCGCCGACAACCGGTCGACGGCCTCCAGATAGGCCGGGTCGTCGAGTGTGTACCGGGCCAGCGAGCCCCCGGCACGACGGTCGCGGACCTGGATGAAACCGGGGCCCCTGCGGTAGACGCACTTGCCCACGTAGAAGGTCGAACGCCACTCCTGCCGGATGTCCTGCGCGTCGTTGCTGTCGTTGCTGTTCTTGATGTCTTTCGTGTCCTGCGCGTCCAGGATCCGACGCGGCGGATGGAGGTGACTGAACGACCGCCAGATCTCCGGGTCCGCCCCGAGCGCCACGTCCCAGTCGACGACGATGCCCCAGCTGGTGAGTTCCCCCGTCAACAGCATCGTCGAGACGATCGCACGGGCTCCGGTCGCCCCGGTCAGGTCGGCGGGGCGGTCCAGAGCGACCCGCCGTACCCCCTTGCCGTACAGCGCCGCGGCGGTCTCGGCCGGGGTGGCGGACTCCGCCACCACCGTCACCACCGGGCTCATCACGGGCAGTTGGAGCACTTCCTCGTCGTGGTCGCGCCAGGTGGTCAGGGCCAGTGGGGTCGTGGTCGGCATCGCGCGTACTCCTCTGTGTCAGCCCGCGAGACTCGGCTCGGCTTCCGGCCGGGTCTCCGGTTCGGTCTGCGACTCGGTCTGCGGCTCGGTTTCCGGTTCGGTTTCCGGTTCGTCCTCGGTGGTGCCCTTGCGCCGCGTGTCGAAGATCCGCTCGAAGCGCAGGAGTTCCTGGTTGGTGGCCGTCGGCACGATGTGCACCCAGTGCCCGTCATCGGTGAAGACCAGGCCGAGCCGTGACCAGTCGCGGAGCAACGCCTCGACCGCCGTCGCGGAGGCGTCCCCGTCCAGCTTGCGGACCAGCGCGGACACGGTGTGCGGCTGGTCGAGGAGCCGGAACACGGCCATCTCGAAGGGGTCCCGCAGCGTCATCGTGGTCCAGTCGAAGTCCTTGCGCCGGCTGACCAGGACGATCCGGTCGCCGAGGTCCACCTGGCTGAGCCTGCTCTGGACATGCTCCGCCTGCCAGCGGTCCCCGGCTGCCTTCAGCACATCACTGGTGGTCTCGTCGATACCGCGGTGCGGACTGGTGAACAGGTAGCCGAACTCCAGCAGCTCGGACTCGGGCAGGTTGTAGTTGCGCCGGTACTGGGCGTCCGGCTTGAGCGGCTGGAAGCCGAACTCGGGCCGGTCGAAGTTGGGACTGAACCGCTCGGTGACGATCCGGGCCACTCCTTCCATCGGCGCCAGGTGATGCAGGGCCGGGAACTGCGCCACGAGCGGCAGATAGTCCTCGGGACGCTCGCCCGGGAAGCCGTACAGGTAGTTCCAGGAGACCGACAGGCCCACCGTCTCCGCGTCCCGCAGCATCCGCACGTTCAGACAGCCCGTGACACCCTTGTCCATCAGCTTCAGCACCCGGCTGCTCAGACTCTCGATGCCCGGCTGGACGTTGACCAGGCCCGCCCGGTACAGGGTTTCGAGCTGCTCGCGCCGCAGATTCGACTTGATCTCGAACTGCAGCCGCAGGTCGTAGTCGCTCTCGTGCAGCCTGGGCAGCACGGTCGACAGGTACTTCATGTCGAGGATGTTGTCGACGACGTACATGTCGAGCACCTGGTGGCGTTCGACCTGACGGATCACCTCGTCGTAGAAGGCGTCCGGGGCCTTGCTGCGGAACTCCATGAACGAGCCGTTGAGCCCGCAGAACGTGCAGTGGTGCTTCTCGCCCCACCAGCAGCCGCGCGACCCCTCGACCACGAGCTTCGGCTCCACCCAGTCGCGCGCCCCGGACGCCTCCAGGCGTTCGAAGTACCCGTCGTAGTCGGGGGAGACGATGTCGGCCGGGCGCAGTGGCTTCGTGCTCATGGAGTTGACCCGCACGGTGCCGCCGTCGCGCCTGCACAGCCCCGCGATGCCCGCGAGCGCCCCGGGATCGGGGGTCTCCTTCGCCAGCTCGCGCAGCAGGGCCGGGAAGGCGTGTTCGCCCTCGCCCCTGACCACGTAGTCGACGAAGTCGAAGTTGCGGTGCAGGGCCGCCCCTTGGGGCCCGTCGCAGTTCGCGCCGCCGAACACCGTACGCACCCGGGGCGCGGCGAGCTTGATGGCGCGGGCGGTGGCCAGTGACGCGGTGTTCTGCTGGAAGGTCGTGGTGAACCCGACGACGTCCGGTTCGAGGGCGACGATGCGCCGGGCCAGTTCGGTGACGAACTCCGGCGCGGAACGGTGCAGTTCGATGCTCAGCTCGCGGTCGCTCTCGGACAGCGGAAGCTGTTCGGTCATCTCCCCGATCCGCCGCTCGGGGTCGTCGTCGGGGTACAGCGCCGAGGAGAAGACCCAGTCGCCGAGGCCGCTGAAGTAGCTGTCCAGAGCGAGCAGGTTGAACTGCCCCAGGTCGAACTCGCGCCGTTCGATCAGCCAGTCGACGTAGTCGAGGTTGCCGTGGACGACGGTCACCTCGCCATCCGGGAAGGTGTCCTGCGCGCTGCGGCGCAGGATGCCCACCGCCAGGGAGGGCACGTCGAGGAGCGCCCAGGGCATGTTGACAAGGACGATGTTCACAGTGACTCCCGGATGACCGAAGGCCGTTGGATGGTCGGGACGCGATGGTCGGGACGCGATGTGCGGACGGGCCGGCCCGTGGGCCGGGCGAGGACGGCCGGGACGGCCCGAGGGACGTCCCGGCGTCCGTGATGTCACGAGCTGACGATGATGACGACGATCGGCCTGTTGGCCCGCGTCTGGTTCTTGAGGTCGAGCGGGTCGTTGTGCACGACTGCTTTACGCACGCTGTTCACCTCCTCTCCGAATCGCCTCGGGATGCGGCCGCCGGACCGTGGTCCGGCGGAGTCGTAGGGTTCACATCACCCGGGCGCCGACCCGGCCGCCCGGCTGCGTACCGCCCAACTGCGCGCCGCCCAACCGTGCGCCGAGGAACGACACGACGGAGGTGAGCACCGTCGCCTGGTCGTCCATCAGGCGGCTCTCGTGCCCGGTGCGCAGTTCCAGCAGCTCCGGGGCATGACCCCGCGCGCGCAGCGCCTGCGCGTACCGGACCACCTGCTCGGGCGGGCACTTGACGTCGTTGCCTCCGGCCACCAGCAGCACCGGGGCGCGCACCGCGTCGACGTACGTCATGGGTGAGGCCTGCGCGTACCGGTCCGGTATCTCGTCGGGTGTGCCGCCGAAGAGCCGGGTGTCCAGGGACCGGAGCGCGGGTGTGCCCGCCCTGAACGCGGCGACGCTGTCCGCGATGGGATACACCGCCGCCCCCGCCTGCCACAGCTCGGGCCGGGTCCCGAGGGCGAGGAGGGTGAGATAACCGCCCCAGGACCAGCCCGCGAGCCCGATCCGGGCCGGATCGGCGAGGCCCTCCTGTACGAGGTCGGCGCGGACCGCGGCGAGATCAGCCACCTGGGGCAGCCCCACCCCGGCGTCGTAGGCGTTGCGCCAGGCGGGCCCGTAGCCCGTCGAACCGCGGTAGTTGACCCGTGCGACCGCGAACCCGGCGGCGCCGAGAAGGATCACGGTGGGGTCGTACGCGTCCCGGTCCTGCTGGAGCGGGCCACCGTGCACCAGGAACACCGTCGGCCACGGCCCCGGCCCGTCGTCCGGCGCGGTGAAGAGGGTGTGGATCTGACCTCCCGGTCCGAGGGTCCACCGGTCGCTGAGCGTCAAGGGCAGCTCCACCGGGGGGAGTTCCGGTGTGCCGGGCGGGCGGCGGCCCGACGAGGTCCGCAGCACCGGTGGCGTCCTGGTGTCCGTCCACACGAGGTGCAGGTCGTTCCCCGGCTGCATACGGGCGTCGAGCACGGTCCCGGTCGGCACGGGCAGCGCGGCACGCTGCCGGCGGGCGAGGTCCACCAGCGACAGGGAGCTGCGACCCCGGCTGTCCTCCCGGACCAGCACCTGCCCGTCGGGACACCAGGTCGCGGAGATCTCCGACTCGAACCGGCACCAGTCGGCCGACCGCAGTCCCTCTTCCGGCGTCCAGGTCCGCAGCACATAGCCGTCGTCGCACTCGGCCGGCAGCAGGAGCAGTGGTGTGCCGGCGGCCGGCCGGAAGCCCGCCGGCCAGAGCGGACCCGGTAGTTCGGCGACCGTGGCCCCCGAGCGGTCCAGCACACGTACGGCCGACTCCTGCTCCACCGCCAGCAGCGAACCGTCGGCCGACAGGTCCACCAGCTCACCGCCGCCGCTCGCCGTCAGCAGGGTGTGCACCTCACCGCCCGGCGACCGGAGACGGACGGAGAAACCGTGTTCGTCGATCAGTCCGACAGCGGCGGTCCCGTCGGCGGCCATCGCCAACCCCGCGTTCAGCGCGGGCGGCACACCCGGCAACGCCGGCCGGTCCGCGCCGCCCGCCCACGGCTGGATCCGCCAGCTCCCGCGTCCGGCACGGTCGTCGTCGAACCACCA is a genomic window of Streptomyces sp. NBC_00414 containing:
- a CDS encoding TetR/AcrR family transcriptional regulator; translation: MSTRAPQERRRRRPTATGTVLSKELITETALRLIGEHGPEALSVRRLGAALGCDPSALYRYFRDTDDLLLAVSDRIIGDAMAGFVPGPDWVASLREMASRVRAGYLAHPRAAAMASYRITRRENEFRAVETGVGLLLSAGFPPAVAVRLYLAFIDTVLGHAALDAACKALPRERREADGQAWAEAYRSVDPESYPALGEVRDELHVMAESSFDMAVDLLLDSLAARAAALRART
- a CDS encoding carboxymuconolactone decarboxylase family protein, with product MEARLNLLGSPAAATFVKHLSSAGKVVSDSGLPALTQELVKIRASQINGCGFCTDMHTKEATAAGETQTRLNLVAAWREAKVFTEAERAALELAEQGTRIADAAGGVTDEAWGNAAKHYDEGQLAGLVFLISLINAFNRANVIVQQPAGDYRVGQFG
- a CDS encoding amidohydrolase, with the translated sequence MSHPQAADLVLTGGPVHTVDSARSRATAVAVRGGRIVAVGHQEVHELVGPGTEVVDLAGRLLLPGFQDAHVHPLGAGTELGLCHLNDTVDPREYLRRVKAYADGHPDAEWITGGGWSMEAFPGGTPIAALLDSVVPDRPVFLPNRDHHGVWVNSLALERAGIDARTPDPADGRIERDADGNPTGMLQEGAAHLVGRLLPAPTPDEQLAALLRAQAVLHSYGVTAWQDAIVGTYANMIDPTPAYHAAADRGLLTARVVGALWWDRGRGAEQIPELVARRAESSRGRFRATSVKVMQDGIAENHTAALLGPYLTRCGCASDNSGISFVEPAELKKYVTELDALDFQVHFHALGDRAVREALDAVEAARAANGRRDTRHHLAHLQVVHPEDVPRFRALGATANLQTLWAAHEPQMDDLTIPFLGPERAAWQYPFGDLLRAGATLAAGSDWPVSSPDPLAAIHVAVNRIAPDAPAGTPAFLPGQKLDLGAALAAYTAGSAHANHLDDVTGSIGVGRLADLVVLDRDPFDGPPEEIAETRVLQTFVEGRRVYAADDA
- a CDS encoding APC family permease, producing the protein MSSTPDQTAPDQATPGRAAPDRPPTELRRSLGVLDGVAIAASSTAATTSIAIGMGAIGTIVGLQAPALLLLAFLPVLGIATAFARLNRSEPNCGNGYTWVGKSLGPWPGFLAGWVTLVGSVIFLGYTSAVTGSVVLIFADKAGLDSVAGIALDPTSTAASTVVGLVVLAGVTALAITGVRAATRLQFGLLVFEYAVLLVFCTWALVTGHQDFSWSWFNPFEISSGTAFAQGMVLAVFFFWGWDAAFSVTEETRGPGDSARGGFIALFAMLGLFIFASVAFQREMSLPELIANGPQALPYLGAKLAAEPWASLPLLALMFSAVASVQSSVIPTARGLLAMGRDRTMGPVWTRIHPKYGTPAAGTLVVMSIATGIALLAMAIPKLSDMLLAAVNAIGLVVALYYGLTALACAVRFRAARHDGPREALLAVGVPAASGLILLGLGGYLGYSYLTMTDHIELSPDNGWFMLSLPVTIVLSGLVMAAVAKYARHSPYFTTGRGTDADALSLPMDHTAV
- a CDS encoding DUF5825 family protein → MPTTTPLALTTWRDHDEEVLQLPVMSPVVTVVAESATPAETAAALYGKGVRRVALDRPADLTGATGARAIVSTMLLTGELTSWGIVVDWDVALGADPEIWRSFSHLHPPRRILDAQDTKDIKNSNDSNDAQDIRQEWRSTFYVGKCVYRRGPGFIQVRDRRAGGSLARYTLDDPAYLEAVDRLSAGCPADEVPSGVLDHLVGESLAGRAGRLAWWLPYRVRRWPWPSFAV
- a CDS encoding RiPP maturation radical SAM C-methyltransferase — its product is MNIVLVNMPWALLDVPSLAVGILRRSAQDTFPDGEVTVVHGNLDYVDWLIERREFDLGQFNLLALDSYFSGLGDWVFSSALYPDDDPERRIGEMTEQLPLSESDRELSIELHRSAPEFVTELARRIVALEPDVVGFTTTFQQNTASLATARAIKLAAPRVRTVFGGANCDGPQGAALHRNFDFVDYVVRGEGEHAFPALLRELAKETPDPGALAGIAGLCRRDGGTVRVNSMSTKPLRPADIVSPDYDGYFERLEASGARDWVEPKLVVEGSRGCWWGEKHHCTFCGLNGSFMEFRSKAPDAFYDEVIRQVERHQVLDMYVVDNILDMKYLSTVLPRLHESDYDLRLQFEIKSNLRREQLETLYRAGLVNVQPGIESLSSRVLKLMDKGVTGCLNVRMLRDAETVGLSVSWNYLYGFPGERPEDYLPLVAQFPALHHLAPMEGVARIVTERFSPNFDRPEFGFQPLKPDAQYRRNYNLPESELLEFGYLFTSPHRGIDETTSDVLKAAGDRWQAEHVQSRLSQVDLGDRIVLVSRRKDFDWTTMTLRDPFEMAVFRLLDQPHTVSALVRKLDGDASATAVEALLRDWSRLGLVFTDDGHWVHIVPTATNQELLRFERIFDTRRKGTTEDEPETEPETEPQTESQTEPETRPEAEPSLAG
- a CDS encoding alpha/beta hydrolase family protein produces the protein MQLRVAPGTLPSIAELAPDRGCFVGSAGDRCEILAWDVARGTARPVTDRPGLGTDVADVDPGGEFLWWFDDDRAGRGSWRIQPWAGGADRPALPGVPPALNAGLAMAADGTAAVGLIDEHGFSVRLRSPGGEVHTLLTASGGGELVDLSADGSLLAVEQESAVRVLDRSGATVAELPGPLWPAGFRPAAGTPLLLLPAECDDGYVLRTWTPEEGLRSADWCRFESEISATWCPDGQVLVREDSRGRSSLSLVDLARRQRAALPVPTGTVLDARMQPGNDLHLVWTDTRTPPVLRTSSGRRPPGTPELPPVELPLTLSDRWTLGPGGQIHTLFTAPDDGPGPWPTVFLVHGGPLQQDRDAYDPTVILLGAAGFAVARVNYRGSTGYGPAWRNAYDAGVGLPQVADLAAVRADLVQEGLADPARIGLAGWSWGGYLTLLALGTRPELWQAGAAVYPIADSVAAFRAGTPALRSLDTRLFGGTPDEIPDRYAQASPMTYVDAVRAPVLLVAGGNDVKCPPEQVVRYAQALRARGHAPELLELRTGHESRLMDDQATVLTSVVSFLGARLGGAQLGGTQPGGRVGARVM
- a CDS encoding TauD/TfdA dioxygenase family protein; the protein is MTTDRGTRIEVRPAAGHIGAEITGVDLAGELDDTVIAEIRAAVLRWKVVFFREQRLDHASHVAFARGFGEPVRLRKRGSASPADVPEIETTADRLELGGRYGMEHDEWLRRRRHSLLRGWHCDHGARVDPPAATILRAETVPPYGGDTTWSNLAAAYAGLSAPLRDFVDGLRAEHRLGVGYQTRPGEDAYARHLLDRQIATEHPLVRVHPVTGERVLFVNGYYVEQILGLSRMESAPLLEMLLGQATRPEYTVRFRWEPGSVAFWDNRATIHLAPSDTTQVDHPRVMHRVMLAGEVPVGVDGRPSAAIVGSEPGLW